The Opitutales bacterium ASA1 genome window below encodes:
- a CDS encoding ABC transporter ATP-binding protein: protein MGTIRRVSAYLLRYKGMFALTLALAIGSTLFFVAVPQIVKIVLDHIVAPGRADLIGWGALAVAGCFFAREALNSLRIRVNNTLEQRVLVDLRRDLHDKLLDLPVAFFDRRKSGEIASRVIEDVQNVERVILDGTEQGIVALLTVFGISALLFVQQPVLAAIVVAPLPVVLWLSVVHFRATRRNWSRVRESAGELNALLVEDIQGNRLIHSFALRDRETRRFSIIADELRERTLRAMFRWSIHGPGTSFVTSLGSVAVIGLGGWFLVRGEAPFTGEFTFGSFVAFFAYCTMLYQPLGTLNSINHLLAAGKASGERVFEILDHPVDVAEPAAPVPFPTGSCEVRFESVAFRYPERAHVVEDLDLVLPDGKVTALVGHTGAGKTTIANLLLRYYDVSAGAVTIGGVDVRSIGLGELRRNIGYVAQDPFLFDGSVEDNLRLARPDATTDEILSALDAASAREFVERLPDGLRTRIGERGIRLSMGEKQRLTIARMILKNPPLVVLDEATASVDTLTEARIQQAIDTLVQARTTLVIAHRLSTVRKADQIVVLDRGRILEIGTHDELLARGGRYAELWRIQTDVIPDPFALVDVDAVADGSREADRT from the coding sequence ATGGGAACGATCCGGCGCGTCTCCGCCTACCTGCTTCGTTACAAGGGCATGTTCGCCCTCACGCTCGCGCTCGCGATAGGGAGCACGCTCTTCTTCGTCGCGGTGCCGCAGATCGTGAAGATCGTGCTCGACCACATCGTCGCTCCCGGTCGGGCCGACCTGATCGGCTGGGGGGCACTCGCCGTCGCGGGGTGTTTCTTCGCCCGCGAAGCGCTCAACTCCCTGCGTATCCGTGTCAACAATACGCTGGAGCAACGCGTGCTCGTCGACCTCCGCCGCGACTTGCACGACAAACTGCTCGACCTCCCGGTCGCGTTCTTCGATCGACGCAAGTCCGGCGAGATCGCGTCGCGCGTGATCGAGGACGTGCAGAACGTGGAGCGCGTCATCCTCGACGGCACCGAACAGGGCATCGTCGCCTTGCTCACGGTGTTCGGCATCTCCGCCCTGCTCTTCGTGCAGCAACCGGTGCTCGCGGCGATCGTGGTCGCGCCGCTGCCCGTCGTGCTCTGGCTCTCGGTCGTGCACTTCCGCGCGACACGGCGCAACTGGTCGCGCGTGCGCGAGAGCGCGGGCGAACTCAACGCACTGCTCGTGGAGGACATCCAAGGCAACCGCCTGATCCACTCGTTCGCGCTGCGCGACCGCGAGACGCGCCGCTTCTCGATCATCGCCGACGAGCTGCGCGAACGCACGTTGCGCGCCATGTTCCGCTGGTCGATTCACGGCCCCGGCACGAGCTTCGTCACGAGCCTCGGCAGCGTCGCCGTGATCGGGCTCGGCGGATGGTTCCTCGTGCGCGGAGAGGCGCCGTTCACCGGCGAGTTCACCTTCGGCAGCTTCGTGGCGTTCTTCGCCTACTGCACGATGCTCTACCAACCGCTCGGCACGCTCAACAGCATCAACCACCTCCTCGCGGCCGGCAAAGCCTCCGGCGAACGCGTGTTCGAGATCCTCGATCACCCGGTCGACGTCGCCGAGCCCGCCGCCCCCGTGCCCTTTCCGACCGGCTCGTGCGAGGTGCGCTTCGAGAGCGTCGCGTTCCGCTATCCCGAGCGCGCCCACGTGGTGGAGGATCTCGACCTCGTGCTCCCCGACGGCAAGGTGACCGCCCTCGTGGGCCACACCGGCGCCGGAAAGACCACGATCGCGAACCTGCTCCTGCGCTACTACGACGTGAGCGCCGGTGCCGTGACGATCGGCGGCGTCGACGTGCGCTCCATCGGTCTCGGCGAGTTGCGGCGCAACATCGGCTACGTCGCACAGGATCCGTTTCTCTTCGACGGCTCGGTGGAGGACAACCTGCGGCTCGCCCGCCCGGATGCCACGACGGACGAGATCCTCTCCGCGCTCGACGCCGCCTCGGCCCGCGAGTTCGTGGAACGCCTACCAGACGGTCTGCGCACGCGCATCGGCGAACGCGGCATCCGCCTCTCGATGGGCGAAAAACAACGCCTCACCATCGCGCGCATGATCCTCAAGAACCCGCCGCTCGTCGTGCTCGACGAGGCGACCGCGAGCGTCGACACGCTCACGGAAGCACGCATCCAACAGGCGATCGACACGCTCGTGCAGGCACGCACCACGCTCGTCATCGCGCACCGCCTTTCCACCGTACGCAAAGCCGACCAGATCGTCGTCCTCGATCGCGGGCGCATTCTCGAGATCGGCACGCACGACGAACTGCTCGCCCGCGGCGGTCGCTACGCCGAACTCTGGCGCATCCAGACGGACGTCATCCCCGACCCTTTCGCCCTCGTCGACGTGGACGCAGTCGCGGACGGAAGCCGCGAGGCGGACCGCACCTGA
- a CDS encoding homoserine O-acetyltransferase, with protein sequence MNESLETDLCDQPGEVGLVEPHDFVCREPFTFDCGRTIPGFTLRYETYGRLNERRDNAVFVFHALSGDHHAAGIHGLADRKPGWWNNLIGPGKAVDTTRYFVVCSNCLGGCQGSTGPMSIDPETGRNYGMGFPAVTIRDMVRADKRLLDHLGVRSVHAAIGGSMGGMRVLQFGIEYPDFVQRLLPMATTARESAQAIAFNAVGREAIMQDPGWHDGDYPNGGGPHVGLAIARMMAHITYLSDESMDRKFGRRRRAAVSAGAPASTAEAAASAAVAAARVANDEREGQFEVESYLQYQGRSFINRFDANTYLYITRALDNFDLAGAYGSLEQAFAGLRSRTLCVAFTSDWLFPAEQNRAIVLAMLRAGKQASYAELETDLGHDSFLLESPAIYDLVRSFLAAG encoded by the coding sequence GTGAACGAATCGCTCGAAACCGATCTCTGCGACCAACCCGGCGAGGTCGGTCTCGTCGAGCCGCACGACTTCGTCTGCCGAGAGCCGTTCACGTTCGACTGTGGTCGCACGATTCCGGGCTTCACGCTCCGCTACGAGACCTACGGCCGGCTCAACGAGCGGCGCGACAACGCCGTTTTCGTCTTCCACGCGCTCAGCGGCGATCATCACGCCGCCGGCATCCACGGTCTCGCCGATCGCAAGCCGGGGTGGTGGAACAACCTCATCGGTCCGGGCAAGGCGGTCGACACCACGCGGTATTTCGTCGTGTGCTCGAACTGCCTCGGCGGTTGCCAAGGTTCGACCGGGCCGATGTCGATCGATCCGGAAACGGGCCGTAATTACGGGATGGGTTTCCCCGCCGTGACCATCCGCGACATGGTTCGGGCGGACAAACGTCTCCTCGATCATCTCGGCGTGCGCAGCGTGCACGCCGCGATCGGCGGATCGATGGGGGGCATGCGCGTGCTGCAGTTCGGGATCGAGTATCCGGACTTCGTGCAACGCCTGCTGCCGATGGCGACGACGGCGCGCGAGAGCGCGCAGGCGATCGCCTTCAACGCCGTGGGACGCGAAGCGATCATGCAGGACCCGGGTTGGCACGACGGAGACTATCCGAACGGCGGCGGACCTCACGTGGGCCTCGCGATCGCGCGCATGATGGCGCACATCACCTACCTCTCGGACGAGTCGATGGACCGGAAGTTCGGGCGCCGTCGCCGAGCGGCCGTGTCCGCGGGTGCTCCGGCTTCCACTGCCGAGGCGGCGGCTTCGGCGGCCGTGGCCGCGGCGCGCGTCGCCAACGACGAACGCGAGGGCCAGTTCGAGGTCGAGAGCTACCTGCAATACCAAGGGCGCAGCTTCATCAACCGTTTCGACGCGAACACCTACCTCTACATCACGCGCGCGCTCGACAACTTCGATCTCGCCGGCGCCTACGGTTCGTTGGAGCAGGCGTTCGCCGGGTTGCGTTCGCGGACGCTTTGCGTCGCGTTCACCTCCGACTGGTTGTTCCCCGCCGAGCAGAATCGGGCGATCGTGCTCGCGATGCTGCGGGCCGGCAAACAGGCCAGTTACGCCGAACTCGAGACCGATCTCGGCCACGACTCGTTTCTGCTCGAGTCGCCGGCGATCTACGATCTCGTGCGCTCGTTTCTGGCCGCGGGTTGA